A stretch of DNA from Streptobacillus canis:
AAATTGTTTATCTGTATCAGATAGTGCAGACTCCCCTAAGATTACAGCTAATTCTTTTGCCTCTTTACCAGTTGCATAAGCTGAGAATAATTGGTTCATTGTATCTGCATGATCTTCTCTAGTTTTATTTCTTCCTATACCTTTATCTTTTAATCTTGAAAGTGATGGTAAAACATCAATTGGAGGCATTACATTCTTTTTATATAATTCTCTTGAAAGAACTATTTGTCCCTCTGTAATATATCCAGTTAAATCTGGAATTGGATGTGTTTTATCATCTTCAGGCATAGTAAGTATAGGTATTTGTGTAATTGATCCTGGTTTACCTTTTAATTTACCTGCTCTTTCATAAAGAGTTGATAAGTCAGTATATAGATATCCTGGATATCCACGTCTTCCTGGAACTTCTTTTCTAGCAGCTGAAATTTCCCTTAATGCTTCACAGTAGTTAGTTAAATCTGTAATTATTGTTAAAACATTCATTCCTTTTTCAAATGCTAAATATTCTGAACAAGTTAAAGCCATTCTTGGAGTAGCTATTCTTTCTACTGAAGGGTCATTTGCAAGGTTAATAAATAGAACTGCTCTATCTATAGCACCTGTTTTCTTGAAATCTTCAATAAAGAATTCTGCTTCTTCATATGTAATTCCTACTGCAGCAAATACTACTGCGAATTTTTCTCCATCTCCTAATACTCTTGCTTGTCTTGCTATTTGAGCTGCAAGTTCAGCATGTGGAAGTCCTGAACCAGAGAAAATAGGTAATTTTTGTCCTCTAACTAAAGTATTTAATCCATCTATTGCTGAAACCCCTGTTTGAATAAATTCTGAAGGATAATCTCTTGCAACTGGATTTAATGCTAGTCCATTAATATCTAAAGATTTTTCAGCTACAATTTTAGGTCCGTTATCTTTTTCTCTTCCTAGTCCATCAAATACTCTTCCTATCATATCTTCAGAAACTCTTAATTTTAAAGGTCTACCTAAAAATCTTACTTTAGAATCTCTCATATTTATACCTGCTGGTGATTCAAATAATTGAAGTACTGCTTTATCTTCATTTACTTCAAGTACTTTTCCTAGTCTTATTTCACCAGTTTGTGTTTCTACTTCTACTAATTCATCATAGCTTACACCTTCAACACCTTCAACTGTCATTAATGGTCCTACTATTTCATTAATTGTTTTATATTCTTTAATCACTACATTACCTCCCCTTGTCTTGAGATAAGTTCATTGATTTTTTCATCAACTTCTTTGTTAATTTCTTCTATTTTGTATATATTTTCTTCTGATAAGTATTTTGCTCTTGCAATTTTTTCTCTTACTTCAAGTTCTAAAATATCATTAACATATACATTTTTCTCTAAAGCTTTTTTAGCTTGTTTATAGAAATGTAATACCATGTTTAACATCTTATTTTGTTTATCTAAAGAAGTATATGTGTCTTGTTCATGGAAGGCATTTTGTTGTAAATAATCTTCTCTTATACTTTTTGCAGCTTCAAGTTTTAATTGATCTTCAAATGATAAAGTATCTTTACCAACAAGTCTTACTATCTCTTGTAATCCTGCTTCCTCTTGTAATAATTTCATAGCCATAGTTCTATTTTCAGAGAATTTCTCATCAACATTTTTATCCATCCATTCATCAACTTTAGTTTGATATAATGAATAAGAATTTAACCAGTTAATTGCTGGGAAATGTCTTCTATATGCAAGTTGTGCATCAAGTCCCCAGAATACTTTAACTATCCGTAATGTTGCTTGAGAAACTGGTTCTGAAATATCTCCTCCTGGAGGTGATACCGCACCTATAACTGTAAGTGCTCCTATTCTTTCATCTTCTCCTAAACAAACTACTTTTCCTGCTCTTTCATAGAAATCTGCAGCTCTAGATGATAGATATGCTGGATATCCTTCATCCCCTGGCATTTCTTCTAAACGTCCTGACATTTCTCTTAATGCTTCTGCCCAACGTGATGTAGAATCAGCCATTATTGATACTGAATAACCCATATCTCTAAAGTACTCAGCTATTGTTATACCTGTATAAATTGAAGCTTCCCTTGCCGCAACTGGCATATTTGAAGTATTTGCTATTAATACAGTTCTTTGCATTAAAGATTTACCTGTTAATGGATCTATTATTTCAGGAAATTCCATTAAAACGTCTGTCATTTCGTTTCCACGTTCTCCACATCCAACATAAACCACTACTTGAGCATCTCCCCATTTAGCAAATTGGTGTTGTACTACAGTTTTCCCTGATCCGAAAGGTCCTGGAACACAAGCTGTTCCTCCTTTAGAAACTGGGAAGAATGTATCTATTACTCTTTGTCCTGTAATTAAAGGTTCATCAGGATTAATTTTTTTAGCATATTTTCTACCTTTTCTTACTGGCCATCTTTGTATCATATTTACATTAACATCGCCGTTTTCTGTTTCAATTACAGCAATTATATCTTCTACTGTAAAATTACCACTTTCAATTTTTTTAATTGTTCCTTCTATTCCAACTGGAACCATTATTTTATGTTTGATTACTTCTGTTTCTTGAACTGTTCCTAAAACATACCCAGAACTTACTCTTTCCCCTACTGTTTTAGTCGCAACAAATTCCCAAACTTTTTCTCTATCTAAAGCGTTTACTTCTACTCCTTTTAGTAAGAAGTCTCCAACTTTTTGTTTAATTTTATCAAGTGGTCTTTGAATACCATCAAACATATTTTCTAATAGACCTGGTCCTAATTCAACTGATAAAGGCATTCCTGTTGTTTCAACAGGCTCATTAGTTCCAATTCCAGTAGTTTCTTCATATACTTGTATAGAGGCTCTATCTCCTCTCATTTCTATTATTTCACCTATAAGTTTATCATTACCAACTTTTACCATGTCAAATACATTAGCATGTTGCATATTTTCTGCAACTACAAGTGGCCCTGATACTTTTACTATTCTACCTTGCAAAGTATTTTCTCCCTTCATTAAAAGATATTAGTTCCTATTGCCTTTTCTATATTTTCATCTATTTTAGACATTCCTAAGTTTAAAGTACCAGCATTGTTTGGTATTAAAGTTATCATAGGAAGAATTTCTATTTTATATCTTTCTAAAACTTCTTCTGCTCTTTGAGCATATTCTTCTGTTATAAATATTATC
This window harbors:
- a CDS encoding V-type ATP synthase subunit A is translated as MQGRIVKVSGPLVVAENMQHANVFDMVKVGNDKLIGEIIEMRGDRASIQVYEETTGIGTNEPVETTGMPLSVELGPGLLENMFDGIQRPLDKIKQKVGDFLLKGVEVNALDREKVWEFVATKTVGERVSSGYVLGTVQETEVIKHKIMVPVGIEGTIKKIESGNFTVEDIIAVIETENGDVNVNMIQRWPVRKGRKYAKKINPDEPLITGQRVIDTFFPVSKGGTACVPGPFGSGKTVVQHQFAKWGDAQVVVYVGCGERGNEMTDVLMEFPEIIDPLTGKSLMQRTVLIANTSNMPVAAREASIYTGITIAEYFRDMGYSVSIMADSTSRWAEALREMSGRLEEMPGDEGYPAYLSSRAADFYERAGKVVCLGEDERIGALTVIGAVSPPGGDISEPVSQATLRIVKVFWGLDAQLAYRRHFPAINWLNSYSLYQTKVDEWMDKNVDEKFSENRTMAMKLLQEEAGLQEIVRLVGKDTLSFEDQLKLEAAKSIREDYLQQNAFHEQDTYTSLDKQNKMLNMVLHFYKQAKKALEKNVYVNDILELEVREKIARAKYLSEENIYKIEEINKEVDEKINELISRQGEVM
- a CDS encoding V-type ATP synthase subunit F, with product MYKIAAIGDRDTVISFKVLGVDVFSIDNFENVEMSIQKIKSTIDYLASNNYGIIFITEEYAQRAEEVLERYKIEILPMITLIPNNAGTLNLGMSKIDENIEKAIGTNIF
- a CDS encoding V-type ATP synthase subunit B — its product is MIKEYKTINEIVGPLMTVEGVEGVSYDELVEVETQTGEIRLGKVLEVNEDKAVLQLFESPAGINMRDSKVRFLGRPLKLRVSEDMIGRVFDGLGREKDNGPKIVAEKSLDINGLALNPVARDYPSEFIQTGVSAIDGLNTLVRGQKLPIFSGSGLPHAELAAQIARQARVLGDGEKFAVVFAAVGITYEEAEFFIEDFKKTGAIDRAVLFINLANDPSVERIATPRMALTCSEYLAFEKGMNVLTIITDLTNYCEALREISAARKEVPGRRGYPGYLYTDLSTLYERAGKLKGKPGSITQIPILTMPEDDKTHPIPDLTGYITEGQIVLSRELYKKNVMPPIDVLPSLSRLKDKGIGRNKTREDHADTMNQLFSAYATGKEAKELAVILGESALSDTDKQFAKFATAFEEKYVGQGFNLNRSIIDTLELGWDLLRILPKNELKRIRDEYLEKYLEKKDN